In Luteimonas viscosa, the genomic window TGCGCCTGCCCCAGTGCGGCGAGTTGCGCCGCCTCCTGGGGGCTGATCCGTCCCACGTCGGCGACCTGGACGCGCAGCGCCGAGACCAGCTGCCCGTTGACGTGTACCAGCCGTTCGAATCCGAACGAGACCTGCAGGCCCGAGGGCAGCCGGTATCCGCCACGCATGCCGGCGAGCTGCACGGGGGCGAGCGGTACCCACTCGGCTCCAGGCATCGCCGCGTGCCGGTCCCCGCCGGCCCGGGCCGGACCGGCGCACAGGGCGGCGGCCACGATCGAGGCGGACACGACGCTGCGCGCGATCGCTCCCATCAGATTTCCCCGGGCCCGCGGCGCGGCATCACCACATCGCGCAATCCCTGCCGGGCGATGCCGAGCTGCAGCGGAGCCACCGGCGCAAGGTTCCAGTCGCGCGTGGCGTTGAAGCTCGCCAGCTCGCGACGGTTGTGGACCACGAACAGCACCCTGCTGTCCCACATGGCCTCGAAATCGCGGCGCCGGATCGCGCGTGTACCCCGGGCCGGATCGCCCACCAGCACCCGTCCGTCGCGCAGTCCGCGCACCACCACGAAATGCCGGTAGCCGCGCTCGTTCAACAGCACGATCGCCGGCAGGCCCTGTTCGTGCAGTTTGTCGAGCGGCAGGACGAACCCGTCGGCGCGCAAGCCGCGCGACTCCAGGTAGGCACGCATGTCGAGCAGGGAAAAGCCCTCGCGGCGGATCCTGCCCTGGTCGCCGGCGGCGTACATCGCGCGGAACACCTCGGCCTCGGTGACAGGCATGCCGTACTGGTAGGTCAGCAGGGTCGCCACCGCCGCGGAGCCGCAGCTGAAGTCGTACTGCTGGCGCACCGTCGAGCGGAAGCGCGCCTCCTTCAGGCTGGTCACGGCGACCGAGTACCCGCCGCCACCGGGCACGCGCAGCGCCAGGTCCGCGCCAGGCGCGCAGGCCGGCACGATCGCCATCAGCGCTGCCAGCACCGGCGCAAGACGCGGGACCATCGTCAGCGCCCCGGGTCGCCGAAGCGGACGTTGACCGAGGTGCCGTTCTGGATCAGTACGTTCGATCCGCTGTTCTGGATCACCGTCGCCAGCCCGGCCGCATGTGCGAACGCGCCCTCGCCGACGTGGTTGCCGCCCGAGACCAGGTCGCTGGCGCTGTTGCCGGACACGTTGCCGTGGTTGTCCACGCTCACCACCACCGAGGCGTCGCCGCCGCGCAAGGCCGCCAGCGCGCCTTCCGGGACGACCGGTCCGAGGACCGCCGGCACAGGCGGCACGGAGGCGTCATCGGCGCGGTCCACGTTGGTGTCCGAGGCCGACGCCGACAGCGGCCACGCCAGCCACAACAACGCCACCCACACGCCGGGCTTCGATCGCTTGCTTGCGTCCATGAGGTTCTCCTTCCGATCCGCAGCCGCCGCCAGGTCGCTGCCTGGCGGAAGCGGCCCCGCGGTCGCCCGCGGGGCCGTCCGCGACCCGCTTACGGGCCGACCGTCAGGTTGGCCTGCACGGTCACGCCCTGCTGGATCAGGGCCGAGGCGCCGCTGTTCTGCGCCATCACCATGATCCCGGCAGCGGCGTTCGCCGAACCGTTCATCGTGTTCGACATCTCGAAGCTGCCGGCGTGGGCATACGCGACGCCGCCTGCTCCGCCGTCGCCGCCGTCGCCGCCGTCGCCCGCTCCGCCGGTCGCATCGCCGCCGCGCGCCGCGCCGCCCGCGCCGCCGTCGCCGGCCATCGCACTGGCATTGCCGCTGCTGCCGCTGTTGCCGCTCGAAGCATCCCCGCCGGTGGCCGAGGTGCTGGCCGAAGCCCAGGCGTCCGCCGGGGCATCGGCGGTCGCGTCGGCCGCGCCGGGTCCACGCTCGCGGGTCCGCGCCCGCGCATCGGAGTCGGCTTCGGATGCGGCCACGCCGAGCGCGCCGTTCAGGCTGGCGCTGGCCGAGT contains:
- a CDS encoding C39 family peptidase, with protein sequence MVPRLAPVLAALMAIVPACAPGADLALRVPGGGGYSVAVTSLKEARFRSTVRQQYDFSCGSAAVATLLTYQYGMPVTEAEVFRAMYAAGDQGRIRREGFSLLDMRAYLESRGLRADGFVLPLDKLHEQGLPAIVLLNERGYRHFVVVRGLRDGRVLVGDPARGTRAIRRRDFEAMWDSRVLFVVHNRRELASFNATRDWNLAPVAPLQLGIARQGLRDVVMPRRGPGEI